From a single Tachypleus tridentatus isolate NWPU-2018 chromosome 6, ASM421037v1, whole genome shotgun sequence genomic region:
- the LOC143254336 gene encoding glycosyltransferase 8 domain-containing protein 1-like produces MKRSQNLFLIKVIVFLLAVCCIVGTYYAFSPNFLPPLISTPFSGRSERHVFTTKDIIQVMVVSEEATLGGAIATINSVISNTKSPVHFYLVTDNSSVDHMSTWIEKSDLRTISYEIKIFQKEWLKGKVTLKDDTKHKSYLNYAKLFIPKIFPQIKGRVVYLDDDSIVQGDIAELANSSIAAGHVGAFTFDCDSMSKHFNSVGNKYGNFLDLSNKALKEIKINPADCVFSLGVFVLNLTEWEFQRIGVKLDKLMELNVKEHLFRIDGPLPPLLATLYNKISPINPMWHVRHLGLTTGSRYSKHFLHKAKLLHWDGHFKPWVRRAPYSDMWKKYYVADPIHKFHVSSQKKS; encoded by the exons tgATTGTCTTCCTTTTAGCTGTTTGTTGTATTGTTGGGACTTATTATGCATTCAGTCCAAACTTTTTGCCTCCTCTGATCAGTACACCTTTTTCAGGTAGAAGTGAAC GTCATGTGTTCACCACAAAAGACATCATTCAAGTGATGGTAGTTTCAGAGGAGGCAACACTTGGTGGAGCCATAGCAACGATCAACAGTGTTATCAGTAACACGAAAAGCCCTGTTCATTTCTACTTAGTCACAGATAACTCATCAGTTGATCATATGTCCACGTGGATTGAAAAGTCTGATCTCAGAACAATCTcctatgaaattaaaatttttcaaaaagaATGGTTAAAGGGAAAAGTTACCTTGAAGGATGACACAAAGCACAAAAGTTAT ttgaaTTATGCCAAGCTATTTATACCAAAGATATTTCCCCAAATTAAAGGAAGGGTTGTCTACTTGGATGACGACAGTATTGTTCAAG GAGACATAGCTGAACTGGCCAATTCTTCGATAGCTGCTGGTCATGTTGGAGCATTTACCTTCGACTGTGACTCTATGTCTAAGCATTTCAACTCTGTTGGG aataaatatggaaattttcTTGATCTCAGCAATAAAGcactgaaagaaattaaaatcaatCCAGCAGATTGTGTCTTCAGTCTAGGAGTTTTTGTTCTGAACTTGACAGAGTGGGAGTTTCAAAGGATAGGGGTCAAGCTTGACAAGTTAATGGAGTTAAATGTTAA agagcACTTGTTTCGGATAGATGGCCCGTTACCTCCATTGTTAGCTACATTGTACAACAAAATTTCACCAATAAATCCAATGTGGCATGTTCGACATCTTG GTTTGACAACAGGATCTAGATATTCAAAACATTTCCTTCATAAAGCTAAGCTTTTGCACTGGGACGGACATTTTAAACCCTGGGTTCGCCGAGCCCCTTATTCTGACATGTGGAAAAAATACTATGTAGCTGACCCTATTCACAAGTTCCATGTTTCTAGTCagaaaaaatcttaa